In one window of Polyangium spumosum DNA:
- a CDS encoding DVUA0089 family protein, whose translation MTRLTRHFGVALVLGLGSFGSMGCELIAAVDRDQIPQGEGGAGGGTGGMGGQGGQGGQGGVGGQGGAGGAGGQGGAGGAGGIGGAGGAGGAGGIGGAGGAGGAGGSMDVCGDGLISGAEACDDGNTAAGDGCDASCAEEAGFMCAGEPSACTTTCGDGIVAGMETCDDGNTTAGDGCSDVCGAELGYTCTGAPSACATTCGDGIQAGAEACDDGNTESLDGCSATCVVDAFTEAEPNNDAGAANGPFSPAVLVAGSISPGSDADWYEITVPATVDLHVETFDAQGPTTCLNIDTLVTLYAADGTTVIASNEDDGTNACSRLDAATSPAVRHLPAGTYHVKVEESGNDKSIPAYTLVVSYDALCGDGVVSGAEECDGGAGCSATCDRDPVCGDGFIDAPETCDDGNTMDGDTCSSTCETSILMETEPNDVAAQASGAFAPPALYQGAISPAADVDFYAIQLDQTSDLVVESFDVNGPGSCVGVDTLLRLYGTDGTTMLLERDLGGLGACGKIDATKPGDAAAAHLPAGTYYVSVEDFLRNDEIPGYRLQVTLAARCGDGKVEGAEACDGDANCSATCDRIAVCGDGTIDAPETCDDGNTMPGDGCDAACMKESTPEVEPNDTSATANGPFTPYAITSGAIDPGSDLDWYSFTLSATSDIRLETYDANGPGSCAMPLDTVLTLYGPDGATELATADDGGINICSRISWKTQDGARHLAPGTYFVKVEDFENDTVIPGYLLEFAVEAVCGDGVVEGSEECDGGASCGPTCDRIPVCGDGYVDEMEACDDGNTMSGDGCSDLCALEALVEIEPNGTTAEADVAPVILTGSSFVTGVIPAAGDVDVFRLDLASDEVLVLETLNDTGIGCGFSSTLRLLDATGAQIETDNVSGEGACSALTMNLAAGTYYVSVEETNNDGTIAGYMLRAKVLMEGGPESEPNDQLADADMASGWDTVVSASHPTFDDYDYFEVTVPDGKSLRAEIIEGSAAESCATGADPIDSYLTFFDAAGVELGGDDDGGRGYCSVIDGLGATPTHAFASNLTGGKYYLLLQAAPFSRNPGNPVAVFDYKLAVTIR comes from the coding sequence ATGACGAGGCTAACGCGGCACTTTGGGGTGGCGCTCGTGCTCGGCCTGGGATCGTTCGGATCCATGGGCTGCGAGCTGATCGCAGCGGTCGATCGAGACCAGATTCCGCAAGGAGAAGGCGGCGCCGGAGGCGGGACCGGCGGCATGGGCGGCCAAGGGGGCCAAGGTGGCCAAGGCGGCGTGGGGGGCCAAGGCGGCGCAGGCGGCGCGGGCGGCCAAGGCGGCGCAGGCGGCGCAGGCGGCATCGGCGGCGCAGGCGGCGCAGGCGGCGCAGGCGGCATCGGCGGCGCAGGCGGCGCAGGCGGCGCGGGCGGCTCGATGGACGTGTGCGGCGACGGCCTGATCAGCGGCGCCGAGGCCTGCGACGACGGCAACACCGCCGCGGGCGACGGCTGCGACGCCTCGTGCGCCGAAGAGGCCGGCTTCATGTGCGCGGGTGAGCCCAGCGCCTGCACCACCACGTGCGGCGACGGCATCGTCGCGGGCATGGAGACCTGCGACGACGGGAACACCACCGCGGGCGACGGCTGCAGCGACGTCTGCGGCGCGGAGCTCGGCTACACCTGCACCGGCGCGCCGAGCGCCTGCGCGACGACCTGCGGCGACGGCATCCAGGCCGGCGCCGAGGCGTGCGACGACGGCAACACCGAGAGCCTCGACGGCTGCAGCGCGACGTGTGTCGTCGACGCGTTCACCGAGGCCGAGCCGAACAACGACGCCGGCGCGGCGAACGGCCCCTTCTCGCCGGCCGTCCTCGTCGCGGGCTCGATCAGCCCCGGCAGCGACGCCGACTGGTACGAGATCACCGTGCCCGCCACGGTCGACCTGCACGTCGAGACCTTCGACGCGCAGGGCCCCACGACCTGCCTGAACATCGACACCCTCGTCACGCTCTACGCGGCCGACGGCACGACGGTCATCGCCTCGAACGAGGACGACGGCACGAACGCGTGCTCGCGCCTCGACGCCGCGACGAGCCCCGCGGTGCGGCACCTCCCGGCGGGCACGTATCACGTGAAGGTCGAGGAGAGCGGCAACGACAAGTCGATCCCCGCCTACACGCTCGTCGTCTCGTACGACGCGCTCTGCGGCGACGGCGTCGTGAGCGGCGCCGAGGAGTGCGACGGCGGCGCGGGCTGCTCGGCGACCTGTGATCGCGACCCGGTCTGCGGCGACGGCTTCATCGACGCGCCCGAGACCTGCGACGACGGCAACACGATGGACGGCGACACGTGCAGCTCGACCTGCGAGACGTCGATCCTCATGGAGACGGAGCCGAACGACGTGGCCGCGCAGGCCTCCGGCGCGTTCGCCCCGCCCGCGCTTTACCAGGGCGCGATCAGCCCGGCCGCGGACGTCGACTTCTACGCGATCCAGCTCGACCAGACGAGTGACCTCGTGGTCGAGTCCTTCGACGTGAACGGCCCCGGCTCGTGCGTCGGCGTCGACACGCTCCTGCGCCTCTACGGCACCGACGGCACGACGATGTTGCTCGAGCGTGACCTCGGCGGCCTCGGCGCCTGCGGCAAGATCGACGCGACGAAGCCCGGCGACGCCGCGGCGGCGCACCTGCCGGCGGGCACGTATTACGTCTCGGTCGAGGACTTCCTGCGGAACGACGAGATCCCCGGTTATCGCCTGCAGGTCACGCTCGCCGCGCGTTGCGGCGACGGCAAGGTCGAGGGCGCCGAGGCGTGTGACGGCGACGCGAACTGCTCGGCCACGTGTGATCGCATCGCGGTGTGTGGCGACGGCACGATCGACGCGCCCGAGACCTGCGACGACGGCAACACGATGCCCGGCGACGGCTGCGACGCCGCCTGCATGAAGGAGTCGACGCCGGAGGTCGAGCCAAACGACACCTCTGCCACGGCGAACGGGCCCTTCACGCCCTACGCGATCACGAGCGGCGCGATCGATCCGGGCAGCGACCTCGACTGGTACAGCTTCACGCTGAGCGCCACGTCGGACATCCGCCTCGAGACCTACGACGCGAACGGCCCTGGCTCCTGCGCGATGCCGCTCGACACGGTGCTCACGCTCTACGGCCCCGACGGCGCGACCGAGCTCGCGACGGCGGACGACGGCGGCATCAACATCTGCTCGCGTATCTCCTGGAAGACCCAGGACGGCGCGCGGCACCTCGCGCCGGGCACGTACTTCGTGAAGGTCGAGGACTTCGAGAACGACACCGTCATCCCCGGCTACCTGCTCGAGTTCGCCGTCGAAGCCGTCTGCGGCGACGGCGTCGTCGAGGGCAGCGAGGAGTGCGACGGCGGCGCGAGCTGCGGGCCGACCTGTGATCGTATCCCCGTCTGCGGCGACGGTTACGTCGACGAAATGGAGGCCTGCGACGACGGCAACACGATGTCCGGCGATGGATGCAGCGACCTCTGCGCGCTCGAGGCGCTGGTCGAGATCGAGCCCAACGGCACGACGGCCGAGGCCGACGTCGCCCCCGTGATCCTCACGGGCTCGAGCTTCGTGACGGGCGTGATCCCTGCGGCCGGCGACGTCGACGTCTTCCGCCTCGACCTCGCGTCGGACGAGGTGCTCGTGCTCGAGACGTTGAACGACACGGGCATCGGCTGCGGCTTCAGCTCGACGCTCCGCCTGCTCGACGCGACGGGCGCGCAGATCGAGACGGACAACGTGAGCGGCGAGGGCGCCTGCTCGGCGCTGACGATGAACCTCGCCGCGGGCACGTATTACGTCTCGGTCGAGGAGACGAACAACGACGGGACGATCGCCGGGTACATGCTCCGGGCGAAGGTGCTCATGGAGGGCGGGCCGGAGTCCGAGCCAAACGACCAGCTCGCCGACGCCGACATGGCGAGCGGCTGGGACACGGTGGTCTCGGCCTCGCACCCGACCTTCGACGATTACGATTATTTCGAGGTGACGGTGCCGGACGGCAAGTCGCTGCGCGCCGAGATCATCGAGGGCTCGGCCGCGGAGTCGTGCGCGACCGGGGCCGACCCCATCGACAGCTACCTGACGTTCTTCGACGCGGCGGGCGTGGAGCTCGGCGGCGACGACGACGGCGGCCGCGGGTATTGCTCGGTGATCGACGGCCTCGGCGCGACGCCGACCCACGCATTCGCGAGCAACCTGACGGGCGGGAAGTATTACCTGCTCCTGCAGGCCGCGCCGTTCTCGCGCAACCCGGGCAACCCGGTGGCGGTGTTCGATTACAAGCTCGCGGTGACGATTCGATAA